In a genomic window of uncultured Flavobacterium sp.:
- a CDS encoding T9SS type A sorting domain-containing protein gives MYKKIFLIAFFGILLGGNAVFSQKKVLPGLVEEPQYWIKSRNSGDAYYWESLTKKEAKISGRKHTGAVFNFNPSIVFDTTQDSLILPLGTDSKRKQTLFMVYKVKDSLKEQFLWTINDPKKTLSVATNKRLVDLKKFSYQTYQEKIKPHKANIHFFQQNVTDSVAKLSSLTIGQKSKFEKLPPEEFKGNISEILVYNRVLSGLETQKVASYLAIKYGISLSQFDIKNYLNSKGETIWDIEKHKGFESSITGIGRDDASGLLQTKSNNMIDEGLLTIELKSKSDKIPDNYFAFWSDNGKNLLVKKQEQGEPIGISREWQLDFSNPADLSLDWSFNPNFIKGTLPKDTYYWLLVDYSGKGTYDEKDSEYVRLASTSSKEKLTLNDFNWDKQKNGKAKFTLKVAPEMFSRVWITEANCGVAGSGELNYTIEGGQAPFTVTVKKEGSEAVVKQWNQAAKSTSGLQLSSGTYDYIVRDGKGNLYSETVFVADKQGTFPNLKPNYLLTDGNALTFDASEGLPNGNYQYQWFYEGDFIDNNPKILIDQPGNYELRLLNGQECKTSTKIVVATDGKEITDSSVLILYPNPTIDGQFSIAMQFPKKTNTTISIYSPTGSLVKQKQLPQIETYLYDESIKSAAGMYLVTVNSDFGTKTFKVIVK, from the coding sequence ATGTATAAAAAGATTTTTTTAATCGCTTTTTTTGGAATTTTATTGGGAGGTAATGCTGTTTTTTCTCAAAAGAAAGTTTTACCCGGATTAGTAGAAGAACCACAATATTGGATAAAATCCCGAAATAGCGGAGACGCTTATTATTGGGAAAGTTTGACAAAAAAAGAAGCTAAAATATCAGGAAGAAAACACACCGGAGCTGTTTTTAATTTTAATCCAAGTATTGTTTTTGATACAACGCAGGATTCTTTGATCTTGCCTTTGGGAACAGATAGTAAAAGAAAACAGACTTTGTTTATGGTTTACAAAGTAAAAGATAGTTTGAAAGAACAATTTTTATGGACCATAAACGATCCTAAAAAAACACTTTCGGTTGCGACCAATAAACGATTAGTCGATTTAAAGAAATTCTCTTATCAAACCTATCAGGAAAAAATTAAACCGCATAAAGCGAACATACATTTTTTTCAGCAAAACGTAACAGATAGTGTTGCAAAGTTATCGTCTTTAACTATTGGACAAAAGTCAAAATTTGAAAAACTTCCGCCAGAAGAATTTAAAGGAAATATAAGTGAAATTCTGGTTTATAACAGAGTTTTGTCCGGGCTTGAAACTCAAAAAGTAGCCAGTTATTTAGCCATTAAATATGGTATTTCGCTTTCACAGTTTGATATCAAAAATTACCTGAATAGTAAAGGTGAAACGATTTGGGATATCGAAAAACACAAAGGATTTGAATCTTCCATTACAGGAATTGGGCGTGATGATGCCAGCGGATTATTACAAACCAAAAGTAATAATATGATTGATGAAGGACTTTTGACAATTGAGCTTAAAAGTAAATCAGATAAAATTCCGGATAATTATTTTGCTTTTTGGAGTGATAATGGTAAAAACCTTTTGGTTAAAAAACAAGAACAAGGAGAACCAATTGGGATTTCAAGAGAATGGCAATTGGATTTTTCTAATCCCGCTGATTTAAGTTTGGATTGGAGTTTTAATCCGAATTTTATAAAAGGGACATTACCAAAAGATACCTATTACTGGTTGTTGGTTGATTATTCCGGCAAAGGAACTTATGACGAAAAAGATTCTGAATACGTTCGTTTGGCGAGTACTTCTAGTAAAGAAAAACTAACACTGAACGATTTTAATTGGGACAAACAAAAAAACGGTAAAGCAAAATTTACACTAAAAGTTGCGCCGGAAATGTTCAGCAGAGTCTGGATTACTGAAGCTAATTGCGGAGTTGCCGGATCTGGAGAATTAAATTATACCATAGAAGGAGGTCAGGCGCCATTTACCGTTACCGTTAAAAAAGAAGGAAGTGAAGCCGTAGTCAAACAATGGAATCAAGCGGCAAAAAGTACTTCAGGATTACAGCTTTCGTCAGGAACTTATGATTATATCGTACGAGACGGAAAAGGAAATTTATATTCAGAAACCGTTTTTGTTGCTGATAAACAAGGAACATTCCCTAATCTTAAACCAAATTATTTGTTGACAGATGGCAATGCTTTAACCTTTGATGCAAGCGAAGGTTTACCAAATGGCAATTATCAATATCAATGGTTTTATGAAGGTGATTTTATCGATAATAACCCAAAAATACTAATTGATCAGCCAGGTAATTATGAATTGAGATTACTAAATGGTCAGGAATGTAAAACATCTACAAAGATTGTAGTAGCAACAGACGGAAAAGAAATTACAGATTCGAGTGTGTTGATTTTATATCCAAATCCTACAATAGACGGGCAATTTTCGATCGCAATGCAGTTTCCTAAAAAGACAAACACAACAATTTCTATTTATAGTCCAACCGGTTCGCTGGTAAAACAAAAACAGTTGCCGCAAATAGAAACTTATTTGTACGATGAGAGTATTAAAAGCGCTGCAGGAATGTATTTAGTTACTGTGAATTCTGATTTTGGTACTAAAACTTTTAAAGTTATTGTGAAGTAA
- a CDS encoding outer membrane beta-barrel protein: MKKFIILLLLVSTKSLFAQGDREITYGLFAGGIYSKMSNLPDVIVPKGIYEGYTFTEDGKFGGTAGLMINWKYPYAKVSIQTELSYSGQSTDLNYEDTKGLKYKMTFGYSYINVGAQFKYYPVEGFYIGAGPYLGFNIASDNIKYTSNAQEVFGGSGAYFEPDANVQKVLKESLTGKNYFYGMLSAGYEFSSNLSIGARYTLGLTDALATEENGHRYSENNNKINSISLIIGYSFDFDDLANF, translated from the coding sequence ATGAAAAAATTTATTATACTTCTATTATTAGTAAGTACAAAATCGCTATTTGCACAAGGTGACAGAGAGATTACTTACGGTCTTTTTGCAGGCGGAATCTATTCTAAAATGTCTAATCTTCCGGATGTAATTGTTCCAAAAGGAATTTACGAGGGTTATACTTTTACCGAAGATGGAAAGTTTGGCGGCACAGCAGGTCTTATGATCAATTGGAAATATCCTTATGCAAAAGTTAGTATTCAAACCGAACTTTCATATTCCGGACAAAGTACAGATTTGAATTATGAAGATACGAAAGGACTCAAATATAAAATGACTTTTGGTTACAGTTATATCAATGTTGGAGCACAATTTAAATATTATCCTGTCGAAGGATTTTATATTGGCGCAGGTCCTTATTTGGGATTCAATATTGCGAGTGATAATATAAAATATACCTCAAATGCTCAGGAAGTTTTTGGCGGTTCAGGGGCTTATTTTGAGCCGGATGCCAATGTTCAGAAAGTGCTAAAAGAATCTTTGACCGGTAAAAATTATTTCTACGGAATGTTATCTGCCGGATATGAGTTTAGTTCGAATCTTTCTATTGGAGCGCGATATACTTTGGGACTTACAGATGCTTTGGCCACCGAAGAAAATGGTCATCGCTATAGCGAAAACAATAATAAAATCAATAGTATTTCATTGATTATTGGTTACTCATTTGACTTTGATGATTTAGCCAATTTCTAA
- a CDS encoding outer membrane beta-barrel protein, translating to MKVILHLLIFSCFFSGALYGQNETNITYGLKFGGLFSKISNLPESIKGRDNTFDNSVMESKGAYGLEGGFFMNCKLHDTRVAIQPEILYRQAGETVNYHDATGKEFELGLHYSYLQIGALYKVYPYEGLNLGFGAFYGISLSANNVTYKSNEADGMYDVATRQFYKDGLDGTDDFSLCFALGYELHQSIHFDLRYYLGVKDVVKSNSSSFQFIENQNKSSVICFSLGYSFHQW from the coding sequence ATGAAAGTAATATTACACTTATTAATATTTAGTTGCTTTTTTAGTGGTGCTCTTTATGGGCAAAATGAGACTAATATTACCTATGGTTTAAAGTTTGGCGGGCTGTTTTCTAAAATCAGTAATTTGCCGGAAAGTATAAAAGGGCGCGATAATACTTTTGATAATAGTGTCATGGAAAGCAAAGGTGCGTACGGATTAGAAGGCGGATTTTTTATGAATTGCAAACTTCATGATACACGAGTTGCGATTCAGCCCGAGATTTTATACAGACAAGCTGGCGAAACTGTTAATTATCATGATGCTACAGGGAAAGAATTTGAGTTAGGATTGCATTATTCGTATTTGCAAATCGGGGCTTTGTATAAAGTATATCCTTATGAAGGTTTGAATTTAGGATTTGGTGCATTCTACGGAATCAGTTTATCAGCAAATAATGTTACTTATAAATCTAATGAAGCAGACGGAATGTATGATGTTGCTACCAGACAATTCTATAAAGATGGTTTGGACGGGACAGATGATTTTTCGTTGTGTTTTGCATTAGGATATGAATTACATCAAAGTATTCATTTTGATTTACGCTACTATTTGGGCGTAAAAGATGTTGTTAAAAGTAATTCCTCTTCCTTTCAGTTTATCGAAAATCAGAACAAAAGCAGTGTGATTTGCTTCTCGTTAGGCTACAGTTTTCATCAATGGTAA
- a CDS encoding fatty acid desaturase gives MEKLKRPVYLKAGTDDFFKKMRTEVNETILQNSSLYQFNIIKSLALVFFFFLFYSCILLFGDHTPLLFLFYILCGITMIVLFINAFHDAAHGALFRISKHNEWFMYVLELFGGNHWLWTRRHINLHHAYPNVPDWDIDIKQSDIIRIFPNSPLFDYHKYQHIYMWMIYPFYSLNWIYIRDFKDFFGKKDNYVKKVVDKIPRSEIYKMIAAKVINLFYLLFIPMILLHQPWYIVLGGWFAMHLSGSTLGVVALVSTHVDEDAHFPVTDDNGNLSATWAMHQMIVTKDFSTESKLANFLYGGFTHHVAHHLFPGVGHTYYPYITPIIRRYAQEYDLPYTSYPFYHAVRSHFRMLKNKGVHENIMMTGEI, from the coding sequence ATGGAAAAATTAAAACGCCCGGTTTATTTAAAAGCCGGTACTGATGATTTTTTTAAAAAGATGCGCACAGAAGTGAACGAAACTATTTTACAAAATTCATCCTTGTACCAATTCAATATTATTAAGTCTCTGGCACTTGTATTTTTTTTCTTTTTATTTTATTCCTGTATTTTGTTGTTTGGAGACCATACGCCTTTATTATTTCTCTTTTATATTTTGTGCGGTATCACAATGATCGTACTTTTTATAAATGCCTTTCACGATGCGGCGCATGGAGCATTGTTCAGGATATCAAAACATAACGAATGGTTTATGTATGTTCTCGAACTCTTTGGTGGCAACCACTGGCTTTGGACACGTCGGCATATTAATCTTCATCATGCTTATCCAAACGTTCCGGATTGGGATATAGACATCAAACAAAGCGATATTATTAGAATTTTCCCCAATAGTCCGTTGTTTGATTATCATAAATACCAGCATATTTATATGTGGATGATTTATCCGTTTTACAGTTTAAATTGGATTTATATCCGTGATTTTAAAGACTTTTTTGGGAAGAAAGACAACTACGTAAAAAAAGTTGTAGACAAGATTCCCAGAAGTGAAATCTATAAAATGATTGCAGCAAAAGTGATTAATCTTTTTTATTTGCTTTTTATTCCAATGATTTTGCTTCATCAACCGTGGTATATAGTTTTAGGAGGTTGGTTTGCGATGCATTTATCCGGAAGCACACTTGGAGTTGTCGCGCTCGTATCGACTCATGTTGATGAAGATGCGCATTTTCCGGTAACGGACGATAACGGAAATCTTTCGGCAACATGGGCAATGCATCAAATGATTGTTACTAAAGATTTTAGTACAGAAAGTAAATTGGCTAATTTTTTATATGGTGGTTTTACGCATCATGTTGCACATCATCTTTTTCCCGGAGTTGGACATACTTATTATCCTTATATCACGCCAATTATCAGGCGTTATGCGCAGGAATATGATCTTCCGTATACTTCTTATCCATTTTATCATGCTGTACGTTCGCATTTCAGAATGCTAAAAAATAAAGGCGTACATGAAAACATTATGATGACAGGCGAGATATAA
- a CDS encoding oleate hydratase: MSSKNSQFDKFLNTSYQHGKVEHEPDSSKEVQLNTPEKTMPFSDQIGNYQRNKGIPSKSFDNSKVYIVGSGIAGMAAAYYFIKDGRIPGKNIIFLDQAHIDGGSLDGAGNAEQGFIIRGGREMDMTYENLWDIFQDIPALELPEPYSVLDEYRLINDNDPNFSKARLIHNKGEIKDFSTFGLHKKDQLAIVKLLMKKKEELDDLTIQDYFSESFLSSNFWTFWRTMFAFENWHSLLECKLYMHRFLHAIDGMKDFSCLVFPKYNQYDTFVTPLRKFLVDKGVGIQLNTLVKDLDMLINTDGKLVKGIMTVQDGKEVEIAIEKDDFVIVTTSSMTEDTFYGDNNKAPILEINKSQSGHSDGWKLWKNLAAKSEVFGKPEKFCSDIKKSSWESATLTCKPSAFIDKLKELSVNDPYSGKTVTGGIITITDSNWLMSFTCNRQPHFPTQPDDILVIWVYALFMDKEGNYIKKTMPQCTGNELLAELCYHLGIIDQLDNVVENTIVRSSFMPYITSMFMPRAKGDRPRVIPEGCTNLGLVGQFVETNNDIVFTMESSVRTARLAVYGLLNLNKQVPDINPLQYDIRHLLKAVQSLNDYQSFPGEGILRKVLKGTYYEHVLANTKEEKEENESFFAEQFGRLQDWFKAL, from the coding sequence ATGAGCAGTAAAAATTCACAATTCGACAAATTTCTTAATACTTCTTATCAACACGGAAAAGTAGAGCATGAACCAGATTCGAGCAAAGAAGTTCAGCTTAATACTCCGGAAAAAACAATGCCTTTTTCGGATCAAATCGGAAATTATCAACGCAATAAAGGAATTCCATCAAAGTCATTCGACAATAGTAAAGTCTATATTGTTGGAAGCGGAATTGCCGGAATGGCTGCAGCTTATTATTTTATTAAAGACGGTAGAATTCCCGGAAAAAATATAATTTTCTTAGATCAGGCGCACATTGATGGCGGTTCATTGGATGGCGCAGGAAATGCTGAACAAGGATTTATTATTCGTGGTGGTCGCGAAATGGATATGACTTATGAAAATCTTTGGGATATTTTTCAGGATATTCCAGCGCTTGAACTTCCGGAACCTTATAGTGTTTTAGATGAATATCGTTTGATAAATGATAACGATCCAAATTTTTCAAAAGCAAGATTAATTCACAATAAAGGCGAAATTAAGGATTTCAGCACTTTTGGTTTGCATAAAAAAGACCAATTAGCAATCGTGAAACTCTTAATGAAGAAAAAAGAAGAACTTGACGATTTAACCATTCAGGATTATTTTAGCGAGTCGTTTTTAAGCAGCAATTTTTGGACTTTTTGGCGTACGATGTTTGCTTTCGAAAACTGGCATAGTTTATTAGAATGCAAACTTTATATGCATCGTTTTCTACACGCGATTGACGGAATGAAAGATTTCTCTTGTCTTGTTTTTCCAAAATACAATCAATACGACACATTTGTTACGCCGCTAAGAAAGTTTTTGGTAGACAAAGGCGTTGGTATTCAGTTGAATACTTTGGTGAAAGATCTTGATATGCTTATTAATACTGATGGGAAATTGGTAAAAGGCATTATGACGGTCCAAGACGGAAAAGAAGTAGAAATTGCGATAGAAAAAGACGATTTTGTTATTGTAACGACAAGTTCAATGACCGAAGATACCTTTTACGGAGATAATAATAAAGCACCGATTTTAGAAATTAATAAAAGCCAAAGTGGTCACAGCGACGGTTGGAAATTATGGAAAAATCTGGCTGCAAAATCCGAAGTATTTGGTAAACCGGAGAAATTTTGCAGCGACATTAAAAAATCTTCCTGGGAATCAGCAACGCTTACTTGCAAACCTTCAGCTTTTATAGATAAGTTAAAAGAATTGTCTGTAAATGATCCCTATTCTGGGAAAACCGTTACAGGCGGAATCATAACGATTACAGATTCTAATTGGTTAATGAGTTTTACTTGCAACCGTCAGCCACATTTTCCTACTCAGCCAGACGATATTCTTGTGATTTGGGTTTATGCTTTGTTTATGGATAAAGAAGGAAATTATATTAAAAAGACAATGCCACAATGTACAGGAAATGAGCTTTTAGCGGAATTATGTTATCACTTAGGAATCATCGATCAGTTAGATAATGTGGTCGAAAATACGATTGTACGAAGCTCATTTATGCCTTATATCACGTCGATGTTTATGCCTAGAGCAAAAGGTGACCGTCCAAGAGTTATTCCAGAGGGTTGTACAAATTTAGGATTGGTTGGTCAATTCGTAGAAACTAATAATGATATTGTTTTCACAATGGAAAGTTCTGTTCGTACAGCAAGATTGGCGGTTTACGGATTATTAAATTTAAATAAACAAGTTCCGGATATCAATCCTTTGCAATATGATATTCGTCATTTGCTTAAAGCCGTACAATCACTCAATGATTATCAATCTTTCCCAGGCGAAGGTATATTGCGAAAAGTATTGAAAGGAACTTATTATGAGCATGTTTTGGCCAATACAAAAGAGGAGAAAGAAGAAAACGAATCCTTTTTTGCAGAACAATTTGGAAGACTTCAGGATTGGTTCAAAGCGTTATAA
- a CDS encoding integrase core domain-containing protein, with protein MRNNSQDSTLERNYLEKYRFLIKEYEQVKNKTHPLYKKVMDFYAANDTCRKSFLKYYNRYKQSGKSLDLLPQKRGPRYKTRRPLAFIEQKVIELREKGNNKYEIVSILRPKLGKHTPSYSGVYNILKRNKINRLTPKIKKNHQKIIKERMGELGHIDCHHLSKSIIRGESKKRYLVCVIDDYSRIAWAEVIPDITALTVMFATLKCLNILSDHYEIKFEEVLSDNGPEFGIKTSKQKYQHPFERMLMELGITHRYTKPYRPQTNGKVERFWRTLEDDLLRDTDFDSQEELKEELLQYLYYYNHERPHQGIDGKRPIEMINPLPK; from the coding sequence ATGAGAAATAATAGTCAGGATTCCACTTTAGAACGAAACTATTTAGAGAAGTATCGTTTTTTAATAAAAGAATATGAGCAGGTAAAAAATAAAACTCATCCTTTGTATAAAAAGGTAATGGATTTTTATGCAGCAAATGACACTTGCCGCAAGAGTTTTTTAAAGTATTATAATCGATATAAGCAAAGTGGGAAATCATTGGATCTGCTTCCTCAGAAACGAGGTCCCAGATATAAAACCAGAAGACCGCTAGCTTTTATAGAGCAGAAAGTAATTGAATTACGAGAAAAAGGAAACAACAAATATGAAATTGTTAGTATCTTAAGGCCCAAATTAGGAAAGCATACACCATCATATTCTGGAGTTTATAATATTTTAAAACGTAATAAAATCAATAGATTAACTCCGAAGATTAAAAAGAATCATCAAAAAATAATCAAGGAAAGAATGGGAGAACTTGGGCATATTGATTGTCATCACTTAAGTAAAAGTATCATAAGAGGAGAAAGTAAAAAACGATATTTAGTTTGTGTAATTGATGATTACAGCCGGATTGCCTGGGCTGAAGTGATTCCTGATATTACCGCTTTAACCGTTATGTTTGCCACATTAAAATGTTTAAACATCCTGAGTGATCATTATGAGATAAAATTTGAAGAAGTATTGTCTGATAATGGACCTGAATTTGGAATCAAAACAAGTAAACAAAAATATCAGCATCCTTTTGAGAGAATGCTGATGGAATTAGGAATTACTCATAGGTACACAAAACCTTACAGACCACAGACAAATGGCAAGGTTGAACGTTTCTGGAGAACTCTCGAAGATGATTTATTAAGGGATACGGATTTTGATTCTCAAGAAGAATTAAAAGAAGAGCTATTGCAATATTTATATTATTATAACCATGAAAGACCACATCAAGGTATTGACGGAAAAAGACCAATTGAAATGATAAATCCGTTACCGAAATAA
- a CDS encoding phospholipase A → MHFKYLLVFFVLFSIQSHSQLLEDKKNFRAADSLLKEPSFSVHKDNYFLTGVPINEPITRNSADVKYQVSFKLRLKSKPLWGGFFPYLMYTQKAFWDIYASSKPFSEINFNPGVAIVRPFYLKGGRLTYGTISLEHESNGRDSIYSRTWNMLAFSLKSQISPRWVVGLRGWIPLVDKEDNPGLTKYVGYGEASATYQIQPGRWSADILFRKGSGLINYGSLQTQVNWRPYKKENYYLTLQWFVGYTESLIDYQEHKSMIRLGFTIKPESMGIF, encoded by the coding sequence ATGCATTTCAAATATCTATTGGTCTTTTTTGTTTTATTTTCGATCCAATCACATTCACAACTTTTAGAAGATAAGAAAAATTTTCGCGCAGCAGATTCGCTGTTAAAAGAACCAAGTTTCTCGGTTCACAAAGACAATTATTTCTTGACAGGAGTTCCAATAAATGAACCCATTACCAGAAATTCTGCCGATGTAAAATATCAGGTAAGTTTTAAATTACGATTAAAATCAAAGCCATTATGGGGAGGTTTTTTTCCTTATTTAATGTATACTCAAAAAGCCTTTTGGGATATTTATGCAAGTTCAAAACCATTTTCTGAAATTAATTTTAATCCAGGTGTTGCCATCGTTCGTCCGTTTTACTTAAAAGGCGGAAGACTAACTTACGGAACAATTTCGCTCGAGCACGAATCAAACGGAAGAGATTCTATTTATTCCAGAACCTGGAATATGTTAGCGTTTTCCTTAAAATCACAGATTTCTCCACGTTGGGTTGTTGGCTTAAGAGGCTGGATTCCGCTTGTTGATAAAGAAGATAATCCCGGATTAACCAAATATGTGGGATATGGAGAAGCAAGCGCAACGTATCAAATACAACCCGGAAGATGGAGTGCAGATATTCTCTTTAGAAAAGGAAGCGGCCTTATTAATTACGGATCTTTGCAGACACAAGTAAATTGGAGACCTTATAAAAAGGAAAATTATTATCTAACATTGCAATGGTTTGTAGGTTATACCGAAAGTTTGATTGATTATCAGGAACACAAAAGTATGATACGTTTAGGTTTTACAATCAAACCAGAAAGTATGGGAATTTTTTAA
- a CDS encoding sigma-70 family RNA polymerase sigma factor, protein MPNKPESNTCDEIVFSSFFKSHVKALRNFLLYKFGNSDQAEDLAQEAFVKLWQNCASVPLEKAKSYIYTIANNSSLNEIAHQKVVLRYEKNFSGLDKTNENPEYLLEEKQFQSKLLKAIENLNEKQRIAFLMHRIDGKKYSEIALELEISVKAVEKRIHLALLSLRKEIDL, encoded by the coding sequence ATGCCAAACAAACCCGAATCAAACACTTGTGATGAAATAGTCTTTTCGTCTTTTTTCAAAAGTCACGTAAAAGCACTTCGAAATTTTCTTTTATACAAATTCGGCAATAGTGATCAGGCAGAAGATCTTGCTCAGGAAGCATTTGTAAAACTGTGGCAAAACTGCGCTTCTGTACCACTCGAAAAAGCAAAATCATACATTTATACGATTGCAAATAATAGTAGTCTTAACGAAATCGCGCATCAGAAAGTTGTTTTGAGATATGAAAAAAACTTCAGCGGTTTAGACAAAACAAATGAAAATCCCGAATACCTTTTAGAAGAAAAACAATTTCAATCTAAACTATTAAAAGCTATTGAAAACCTCAACGAAAAACAACGTATCGCTTTTTTGATGCATCGAATTGACGGAAAGAAATACAGCGAAATCGCTTTGGAATTAGAAATTAGCGTAAAGGCAGTAGAAAAGCGCATTCATCTGGCTTTGTTAAGTCTGCGTAAAGAAATTGATTTATAA
- a CDS encoding FecR family protein, with protein MKENRLLAKWLNNDLSEDELAEFKASPDFEKYQKIKNYTEHLAVDDFDENAMLSNILKQKKVTPKVVPLYKKWMFRAAAIFVLALGITFAMKVYVPHTEKADFGEKTTFSLPDKSEVVLNSGSEINYKKWNWDNNRRLELKGEAYFRVSKGRRFEVQTDLGKVSVLGTQFNVKARKNRFDVVCYEGRVKVNYGNTEILLTHGQGVSFENGKQIKMTITSLKPEWTENQISFYKENIRTLLDEVERQYNIKIELKTKDTISLFTGKLPAKNLEVALHIIGTTYHLEAKKVSENKIIFDEK; from the coding sequence ATGAAAGAAAATCGATTATTAGCAAAATGGCTCAACAATGATTTGTCGGAAGACGAATTGGCCGAATTTAAAGCAAGTCCCGATTTTGAAAAATACCAAAAAATAAAGAATTATACAGAACATTTGGCGGTAGATGATTTTGACGAAAATGCCATGTTATCGAACATTCTTAAACAGAAAAAAGTGACTCCAAAAGTAGTTCCTTTATATAAAAAATGGATGTTTCGAGCGGCTGCAATATTTGTTTTGGCACTTGGAATTACGTTTGCAATGAAAGTTTATGTGCCTCATACAGAAAAAGCAGATTTTGGAGAAAAAACGACTTTTTCATTACCGGATAAATCTGAAGTAGTTCTGAATTCAGGTTCTGAAATTAATTATAAAAAATGGAACTGGGACAATAACAGAAGACTTGAATTAAAAGGTGAAGCTTATTTCAGAGTTTCAAAAGGCCGACGATTTGAAGTACAAACTGATCTTGGAAAAGTATCGGTTTTAGGAACTCAATTTAATGTTAAAGCCCGAAAAAACAGGTTTGATGTCGTATGTTATGAAGGACGCGTAAAGGTAAATTACGGAAACACCGAAATTTTATTAACGCACGGACAAGGTGTGAGTTTTGAAAACGGAAAACAAATAAAAATGACCATAACTTCATTGAAACCAGAATGGACAGAAAATCAAATATCTTTCTATAAAGAAAATATTAGAACGCTTCTGGATGAAGTTGAAAGGCAATATAATATTAAAATCGAATTGAAAACTAAAGACACAATCTCCTTATTTACAGGAAAATTACCAGCCAAAAACCTCGAAGTCGCCTTGCATATTATTGGTACAACTTATCATTTAGAGGCTAAAAAAGTCTCAGAAAATAAAATAATTTTTGACGAAAAATAA